Proteins co-encoded in one Deltaproteobacteria bacterium genomic window:
- a CDS encoding STAS domain-containing protein: MDFSTEKHGDVVVLSLQGDVLDADNSQEFKKDIASVLESNKKVVFDMRTMRFIDSSGCGALLSCVRKLKNSEGDLKLFGLSEQVRSLFQIIRLDQILDIFDTKEEAVKAFES; encoded by the coding sequence ATGGACTTTTCAACGGAGAAGCACGGTGATGTGGTGGTCCTGTCGCTCCAGGGAGATGTACTGGATGCCGACAACAGTCAGGAATTCAAGAAGGATATCGCATCCGTCCTGGAATCGAACAAAAAGGTAGTCTTTGACATGAGGACGATGCGTTTCATAGACAGCTCAGGATGCGGCGCCCTGCTTTCCTGCGTGCGGAAATTGAAAAACTCTGAAGGGGATTTGAAACTCTTCGGGCTTTCGGAACAGGTCCGGTCCCTGTTCCAGATTATCCGCCTGGACCAGATCCTTGATATATTCGATACCAAGGAAGAGGCCGTCAAGGCCTTCGAGTCCTGA